Proteins encoded by one window of Juglans regia cultivar Chandler chromosome 15, Walnut 2.0, whole genome shotgun sequence:
- the LOC108999037 gene encoding amino acid permease 4-like, with protein sequence MVDNSSTNNNGQQLPGQDPRVPWPVLTATGFILLAVAGPGVLSLAWNMAQLGWIAGPAAIILFSFLTWIASIILCDFYFSPDDPDKRNPAYMDVIRSYLGAGRTANVKICWVIQYLNLLVTASLYTDSASQMMADIQWVSKCTKNNNGSFKIPCWVYQKPYFIVFGVTQILLSQISDFRRLRWLTLLCFGAFLIYSSIGVGLSLTKIASNNWSIKGSLEPHGNINMTRAKKTRLIFNALGDIAGAFDFSSVLLEIEDTIGRGLPAQEAQKIMRKAIHYGLPATACMCLFFGCLGYAALGEETTEYIFLYGFYEHHWLLNIAISAMVLHYAGAYQIFVQPIFAMFEKAAVKRFSPDNEFIKRKIKIWTYEFKLFQLVLRTFFVIVTTLLSMFLAIYLDILVLIEILAFWPIVFYFPVKIYIMEKKIPMWSARGLGLQMISCGILIVTIAAAAANIVDVFLQDSYNPIMPDRYDWS encoded by the exons ATGGTGGACAACAGTTCAACCAACAATAACGGGCAGCAGCTACCCGGCCAAGACCCGCGAG TGCCATGGCCGGTTTTGACTGCAACTGGTTTCATACTACTGGCTGTGGCTGGGCCTGGGGTCTTGTCCTTGGCTTGGAACATGGCTCAGCTTGGATGGATTGCTGGTCCTGCTGCGATAATTTTGTTCTCCTTCCTTACTTGGATTGCCTCCATAATCCTCTGCGACTTCTATTTTTCACCTGATGACCCTGACAAGAGAAATCCCGCTTACATGGACGTCATTCGATCCTATCTAG GTGCCGGCCGTACTGCAAATGTCAAGATATGCTGGGTAATTCAGTACTTGAATCTTCTTGTGACTGCCAGTTTGTACACAGACTCAGCATCCCAAATGATGGC ggATATCCAATGGGTCTCTAAATGCACCAAAAACAACAACGGCAGCTTTAAGATACCATGTTGGGTTTATCAGAAACCGTATTTCATTGTATTTGGTGTCACTCAAATACTTCTCTCCCAAATTTCCGATTTTCGTCGCTTACGTTGGCTCACCCTTCTCTGTTTCGGGGCGTTCCTAATTTATTCATCAATTGGTGTTGGCCTTTCTCTCACCAAAATAGCAA GTAATAATTGGAGCATCAAAGGAAGTCTGGAGCCTCATGGTAACATTAATATGACTCGAGCCAAAAAGACGCGGCTGATCTTTAATGCGCTTGGGGATATAGCTGGCGCATTCGATTTCTCTAGCGTCCTTCTTGAAATTgag GACACAATTGGCCGTGGATTACCAGCTCAAGAGGCCCAGAAAATCATGAGGAAGGCCATTCATTATGGCCTTCCAGCCACAGCCTGTATGTGCCTATTTTTTGGCTGCCTGGGTTACGCTGCTTTGGGAGAGGAAACCACTGAATACATATTCCTTTATGGCTTCTATGAACATCATTGGCTTCTAAACATAGCAATTTCTGCAATGGTACTCCACTATGCAGGTGCATACCAAATTTTTGTCCAACCCATTTTCGCAATGTTTGAGAAAGCTGCTGTGAAAAGATTTAGTCCGGATAATGAATTCATCAAGAggaaaattaaaatctggacCTACGAATTCAAGCTCTTCCAGTTGGTTTTGAGGACATTTTTCGTGATCGTGACCACTTTGTTATCAATGTTTCTAGCGATTTACTTGGACATTCTTGTACTCATTGAGATTCTAGCATTTTGGCCCATCGTATTTTACTTCCCAGTGAAGATTTATataatggaaaagaaaataccaaTGTGGAGCGCAAGAGGTCTGGGGCTTCAGATGATTAGTTGCGGAATCCTCATCGTTACCATAGCTGCAGCTGCTGCCAATATTGTCGATGTTTTTCTCCAGGATTCTTATAATCCAATCATGCCCGATCGTTATGATTGGTCATGA